A single genomic interval of Pseudomonadota bacterium harbors:
- a CDS encoding PilZ domain-containing protein, whose product MTSSESRINKRIPAKFEIKYVHDGDYLISYSKDLSVDGMFICTQKLLTVGETIKLTFSVGEIGRAEVNSKVIWINSSELETEAGMGVKFIKTPASFKKAILDTIRKIAVL is encoded by the coding sequence ATGACATCATCTGAAAGCAGAATAAATAAACGTATTCCTGCAAAATTCGAAATAAAATATGTCCATGATGGGGACTATCTGATTTCATACAGTAAAGATCTGTCCGTAGATGGCATGTTTATATGTACCCAAAAACTGCTTACTGTAGGAGAAACTATAAAACTAACTTTTTCTGTAGGAGAAATAGGCCGGGCAGAAGTTAATTCTAAGGTTATATGGATAAATTCCTCAGAATTAGAAACCGAAGCCGGAATGGGCGTAAAATTTATCAAAACCCCGGCTTCTTTTAAAAAAGCTATTTTAGATACTATTAGAAAGATTGCCGTTCTTTAA
- a CDS encoding tetratricopeptide repeat protein — MVVLKYSYEALKTTASGDLRPPKISSNTISEDFNQVLKQYVLYFLILFAFGLISAALGLLIGVLFILFAAFFIPAMLILLVTTSSLLHALNPNIFVRLTYRIGWGYLLMYLFLFLLAGAPAFAAQYIDKLLPTGLHFLLVTIAQSYYTIISYHLMGYVILQYHDEVGYEIEHDAFKDQSLDKNKLAQIDPGAHILKAINPLIQDGKYDESIEVIEDMTHGAEITSLELSNRYYSLLKMTNKTKHMLGYGINHLELIIKAKQKNKALDIYSECIKTDPEFVPSAVSLFKIAEWLNETGKFQEAVKTFNRLIKEYPENPLVPKSYFRAAQLFNDRMMNPVKAKKILNGLIIKYPEHEIVPQIKNYITSIM, encoded by the coding sequence TTGGTTGTGCTCAAGTATTCTTATGAGGCCCTGAAAACAACGGCCAGTGGCGATCTGAGACCACCTAAAATAAGTTCAAATACAATTTCAGAAGATTTCAATCAGGTTTTAAAACAGTATGTTCTCTATTTTCTGATTTTATTTGCTTTCGGTTTGATCTCTGCAGCGCTAGGTCTCCTAATTGGGGTATTATTTATCCTATTTGCAGCATTTTTTATACCTGCAATGCTAATTCTTCTGGTTACAACCAGCAGCCTGTTACATGCCTTAAACCCTAATATTTTTGTTCGGTTGACATATAGAATCGGGTGGGGTTACCTTTTGATGTATTTATTTTTATTTCTACTGGCTGGCGCGCCAGCATTCGCGGCGCAATACATTGACAAATTACTTCCCACCGGGTTGCACTTCTTACTAGTAACTATTGCTCAAAGCTATTATACTATAATTTCTTATCATCTTATGGGATATGTCATACTTCAGTATCATGATGAAGTTGGATACGAAATTGAACATGATGCCTTTAAGGATCAATCGTTGGATAAAAACAAACTGGCCCAGATTGATCCAGGTGCACATATTTTAAAAGCAATAAATCCTTTAATCCAAGATGGAAAATATGATGAATCTATAGAAGTTATTGAAGATATGACCCATGGCGCAGAAATAACAAGTCTTGAATTGTCAAATCGATATTATTCGCTTTTAAAAATGACAAATAAAACAAAACATATGCTTGGATACGGCATAAATCATCTGGAGCTGATCATCAAGGCTAAACAAAAAAATAAAGCTTTAGATATTTATTCCGAATGTATAAAAACAGATCCGGAGTTTGTTCCGTCAGCGGTGTCCTTATTTAAAATTGCAGAATGGTTAAATGAAACCGGGAAATTTCAAGAGGCAGTCAAAACCTTTAACCGCCTCATAAAAGAGTATCCTGAAAATCCCTTAGTACCGAAATCATATTTCCGTGCTGCTCAGTTATTTAACGATCGGATGATGAATCCAGTAAAAGCTAAAAAAATATTAAACGGATTGATAATAAAATATCCGGAGCATGAAATTGTCCCTCAAATTAAAAATTACATTACCAGTATAATGTAA
- a CDS encoding TetR/AcrR family transcriptional regulator: MKSNNLTRREREKLRQRRDIIKAALELFSEFGYHNVSMHKIAKKAEFAIGTMYKFFPNKEELYREMIMEFSEKANAVFIEALEISGNEIEKLRNYVKVKGEFLMGNESTLKIYIGRTNLASTDVTACFNEDIRFLYEKLLDKLAAVFESGIKAGRFKPLLEPYYFAVSLNSVISSFLLLWLRDPKKHPYSNNAMAVLDLFLSSIKKDSKD; the protein is encoded by the coding sequence ATGAAAAGCAATAATCTTACAAGGCGTGAAAGAGAGAAACTGCGGCAGCGCCGAGATATAATCAAAGCAGCTCTCGAGCTATTTTCAGAATTCGGCTACCACAATGTTTCCATGCACAAAATTGCAAAAAAAGCAGAGTTTGCGATCGGAACAATGTACAAATTTTTCCCCAACAAGGAAGAATTATATCGTGAAATGATTATGGAATTTTCAGAAAAAGCTAATGCCGTCTTTATTGAAGCTCTTGAAATTTCTGGTAATGAAATTGAAAAACTACGGAATTATGTAAAAGTTAAAGGGGAATTCTTGATGGGAAATGAATCTACTTTAAAAATATATATTGGCAGAACCAATCTGGCCAGTACTGATGTAACAGCATGTTTTAACGAAGATATCAGGTTTTTGTACGAAAAACTGCTGGATAAACTTGCTGCTGTTTTTGAATCGGGCATTAAAGCGGGACGGTTTAAACCTTTACTTGAGCCTTATTATTTTGCTGTTTCACTTAACAGCGTAATAAGCTCTTTTTTGCTCCTTTGGCTCCGTGATCCCAAAAAACATCCTTATTCTAATAATGCGATGGCGGTTCTTGATCTCTTCTTAAGCAGTATTAAGAAAGATAGCAAAGACTAA
- a CDS encoding rhomboid family intramembrane serine protease yields the protein MLIIPLTGKMSLRNPPVVTIALIIINCIVFFLVQFNEDKQYMAAEAFYFESELADIEILKYIDYKHMPEEKASIEKLNAQFRQQKLRSIFIEMYQDEAFMEMLEHEEIITPNDPVYLEWKNLRDEYKHRLSNIVSIRFGFKPAHPDVISLFTHMFLHGGMGHLFGNMIFLWLIGCMIEMGCGRIYYFTTYIVTGLGAVAMFWLWNMGSTIPLVGASGAIAGLMGAFTVLYGKKRVKMFFTIGVYFNYVQMKAIWLLPLWLGSEVYKIAFSEERHVAYLAHVGGILSGALLGFINKRYLGFYKAEALEPETEDEISPLLEKALEHIRQLEMEKGADLLNDVLKKDPNHIVALKHLFDIHKINAEDIQFHTVAERLLLLLSKDGFKHDMIVEVYGEYIKHAKQPKLSTEVYLRLISIFSTYGYPEKAEGILAMFLNKKPDLPGLAMLLLKLANSYKIKKNYDKHKKCLKVLCSKYSGSTEAQMAKSELDAL from the coding sequence ATGTTGATCATTCCTTTGACAGGCAAAATGAGTTTACGCAATCCCCCGGTTGTAACCATAGCTCTTATCATTATTAACTGTATTGTGTTTTTTCTGGTTCAATTTAATGAAGACAAGCAATATATGGCAGCCGAGGCTTTCTATTTTGAATCAGAATTGGCTGATATAGAAATATTAAAATATATTGATTACAAACATATGCCGGAAGAGAAGGCTTCTATAGAAAAGCTTAATGCTCAATTCCGGCAGCAAAAGCTTCGAAGCATATTTATAGAAATGTACCAGGATGAGGCATTCATGGAGATGCTTGAACACGAAGAAATTATAACACCGAATGACCCGGTGTACCTTGAATGGAAGAATCTTAGAGATGAATATAAACATAGACTGTCAAATATTGTATCGATAAGATTTGGATTCAAACCCGCCCATCCGGATGTAATATCATTATTTACGCACATGTTTCTCCACGGTGGAATGGGGCATCTATTTGGAAACATGATTTTTCTGTGGCTTATCGGATGTATGATAGAGATGGGATGTGGGCGAATTTATTATTTCACCACATATATTGTAACAGGACTTGGTGCTGTAGCCATGTTTTGGCTTTGGAATATGGGTTCTACAATCCCTCTTGTCGGGGCATCTGGTGCAATTGCCGGATTAATGGGAGCTTTTACGGTATTATACGGTAAAAAACGCGTTAAGATGTTTTTTACCATTGGCGTTTATTTTAATTATGTCCAAATGAAAGCTATATGGCTTTTGCCTTTGTGGTTAGGAAGTGAAGTGTATAAGATTGCATTCAGCGAAGAAAGGCATGTCGCATACCTTGCCCATGTTGGCGGTATACTATCAGGTGCATTATTGGGTTTTATCAATAAAAGATACCTTGGATTTTATAAAGCAGAAGCTCTTGAGCCGGAAACTGAAGACGAAATATCTCCTTTATTAGAAAAGGCGTTGGAACATATACGTCAATTAGAGATGGAAAAAGGCGCAGACTTACTAAATGATGTATTAAAAAAAGATCCGAATCATATAGTAGCTTTAAAGCATCTGTTTGATATTCATAAAATTAATGCCGAAGATATTCAATTCCATACAGTGGCAGAGCGGCTGCTTTTACTTCTGTCGAAAGATGGATTTAAGCATGATATGATTGTAGAAGTGTATGGTGAATATATCAAACATGCTAAACAGCCCAAGTTGTCTACAGAGGTATATCTGCGCTTAATCTCAATATTTTCAACTTATGGCTATCCGGAAAAAGCCGAGGGCATTCTGGCCATGTTTTTAAATAAAAAACCGGATTTACCCGGTTTGGCAATGCTTTTGCTAAAACTTGCCAATAGTTATAAAATAAAGAAAAATTATGATAAACATAAGAAATGCCTAAAAGTTCTTTGTTCTAAATATTCCGGCTCCACTGAAGCTCAGATGGCAAAAAGCGAATTAGATGCCTTATAG
- a CDS encoding thioredoxin family protein, producing the protein MKQISPQDEEIIRQWSDIQTSPTFLNVVGGEGLAGEMLVQFCDEFKVLAPVVQIRKEQEEPFAAPAIIIGRHKNIAYQALPEGKELLPFLEALSAAANPGTLPKYDFGFSTRIELPAHLAAFIAQQCPYCPQVVTQVLCLAEENPLLRLTIIDGVLFGNLAEERGIRSVPTLILDNEIRWTGQINIEEVVRQCVRRDPAQLSTDTLRQIIENSDAARVASMMCSSNRIFPAFIDLLVHERWSVRLGAMVTVEYLAEESPDLAAQLFAPLQKRFTDLDASVQGDLVQVLAQLKNKEIKEYLQTIVCSDCAESVREAATEELETLKKIGEL; encoded by the coding sequence ATGAAGCAAATCTCACCCCAGGACGAAGAAATCATCCGCCAATGGTCGGATATACAAACATCTCCGACTTTTCTCAATGTTGTCGGAGGAGAAGGCCTTGCCGGTGAAATGCTTGTTCAGTTTTGTGATGAATTCAAAGTATTGGCGCCGGTTGTACAAATCCGCAAAGAGCAGGAAGAACCTTTTGCGGCACCTGCCATTATTATTGGTAGACATAAGAATATTGCCTATCAGGCGCTTCCCGAAGGTAAAGAACTATTGCCTTTTCTTGAGGCATTAAGTGCTGCGGCTAATCCAGGCACATTGCCCAAATATGATTTTGGTTTCTCAACCCGAATCGAACTTCCGGCGCATCTTGCCGCCTTTATTGCTCAGCAGTGTCCTTACTGCCCTCAAGTAGTTACTCAGGTTTTGTGTCTGGCTGAAGAAAACCCGCTTCTTCGGCTGACCATTATCGATGGGGTTCTGTTTGGAAATCTGGCTGAAGAGCGGGGTATTCGTTCAGTGCCCACACTAATCCTTGATAATGAAATCCGCTGGACCGGCCAGATCAATATCGAAGAGGTAGTCCGGCAGTGCGTACGGCGCGACCCTGCCCAACTTTCAACCGATACATTAAGGCAAATAATTGAAAACTCCGATGCTGCCCGCGTAGCATCAATGATGTGCAGCAGTAACAGAATCTTTCCTGCTTTCATAGATCTTCTGGTTCATGAGCGCTGGTCGGTTCGTCTGGGTGCCATGGTTACCGTGGAATATCTTGCAGAAGAATCCCCCGATCTGGCCGCTCAGTTATTCGCACCGCTTCAGAAGCGTTTCACAGATCTTGATGCATCGGTACAAGGTGATTTAGTGCAGGTTCTGGCGCAACTCAAAAACAAGGAAATAAAAGAATATCTTCAGACAATCGTATGTAGTGATTGTGCTGAATCTGTACGGGAAGCAGCTACCGAGGAGCTTGAAACTTTGAAGAAAATAGGTGAGCTATAA
- the epmA gene encoding elongation factor P--(R)-beta-lysine ligase produces the protein MSENKKRHPYIIKNLKLRSKIIQEIRQFFNNREYLEVETPCRIPAPAPEAYIEAFESNEYFLQTSPELYMKRLLASGYPKIFQICRCFRKHERGARHLPEFTMLEWYCSDSNYFDMMNESEALIKHVACKLGFEKTLIYQGKSINIDKPWERITVSKAFQKYASISIEKALSDDLFDETIAQIEHKLGTDVPVFIYDYPASCGALAKLKSSNSLLAERFELYICGIELCNAFTELTDPVEQRRRFEKELKLRKKAGLKAYPMPEKFLESLSHMPEASGNALGLDRLVMFFANAKSIDDVIAFTPEEL, from the coding sequence ATGTCTGAAAATAAAAAAAGACATCCATATATAATTAAAAATCTTAAATTGCGTTCAAAAATAATACAGGAGATACGTCAGTTTTTTAACAATCGAGAGTATCTTGAAGTGGAAACTCCGTGTAGAATTCCGGCACCCGCCCCCGAAGCTTATATAGAGGCCTTTGAATCGAATGAATATTTTCTTCAAACTTCTCCCGAATTGTATATGAAAAGACTTCTTGCTTCAGGCTATCCTAAAATATTTCAGATATGCAGATGTTTCAGGAAACATGAAAGAGGCGCCAGGCATCTTCCTGAGTTTACAATGCTTGAATGGTATTGTTCGGACTCGAATTATTTTGATATGATGAATGAAAGCGAAGCTCTTATTAAGCATGTCGCCTGCAAATTGGGATTTGAAAAAACCTTAATTTATCAAGGAAAAAGCATCAACATAGATAAACCTTGGGAAAGAATAACAGTTTCAAAAGCATTTCAAAAGTACGCCTCCATATCCATTGAGAAAGCTTTGTCGGACGATCTGTTTGATGAAACAATAGCCCAGATCGAGCATAAATTAGGAACAGATGTACCGGTTTTTATTTATGACTACCCGGCTTCCTGCGGTGCTCTTGCCAAGCTGAAATCTTCAAACAGCCTGCTTGCCGAACGATTTGAACTCTATATTTGCGGAATAGAACTGTGTAATGCTTTTACGGAACTTACTGACCCGGTTGAACAAAGAAGGCGGTTTGAAAAAGAACTTAAATTACGTAAAAAGGCCGGCCTTAAAGCATATCCAATGCCCGAAAAATTTCTTGAGTCACTTTCACATATGCCCGAAGCATCGGGGAATGCTTTAGGATTGGACAGACTTGTAATGTTCTTTGCAAATGCCAAATCTATTGATGATGTAATTGCTTTTACCCCTGAAGAGCTTTAG
- a CDS encoding sulfite exporter TauE/SafE family protein translates to MNMNMLLLIASGIIVGIGASFTGLGGGFLMIPLLLFLGYTAQKAVGTSFLAILIISMSALLAHNKLLNVDYKIGILLGIGGIIGAQIGARLVEHVSTANFKKIFALILIGLAAYLFVKK, encoded by the coding sequence ATGAATATGAACATGTTGCTGTTGATCGCAAGTGGAATTATTGTGGGTATAGGAGCTTCGTTTACCGGCCTTGGAGGTGGGTTCCTTATGATTCCATTATTATTATTTCTGGGCTATACCGCACAAAAGGCAGTCGGCACTTCATTTCTTGCAATACTTATTATTTCAATGTCAGCGCTTTTAGCTCACAATAAACTTTTAAATGTGGACTATAAAATTGGAATTCTTTTAGGTATCGGTGGAATTATTGGAGCTCAGATCGGAGCAAGATTGGTTGAGCATGTGTCCACCGCTAATTTTAAAAAAATATTTGCATTAATACTCATTGGCCTTGCAGCATATCTTTTTGTGAAAAAATAA
- a CDS encoding nitronate monooxygenase: MCFSALKIGDLVSSVPIIQGGMGVGISMSGLASAVANEGGIGIIATAMIGIDEPDVSKDPVGANIRALKREIRKARAMTKGIIGVNIMVALTHYAELVKAAIEEAVDIIISGAGLPLDLPGYLIEGAKTKLVPIVSSARAAKLLCQKWMSKYKRLPDAFVVEGPKAGGHLGFKKEQIDDSDYALEKLLKEVIETIGPIAAKHGTTIPVIAAGGIYTGEDIRKMIDLGAAGVQMGTRFVATFECDASPAFKQTYLDAKQEDLMIINSPVGLPGRAIHNKFLDDVENGAKKPFKCPYHCIKTCDVENSPYCIALALAGAKRGKFKSGFAFAGSNAYRINKIVSVKELILTLQTEYTQTQS, translated from the coding sequence ATGTGTTTCAGTGCGTTAAAAATTGGTGATCTTGTTAGTAGTGTTCCAATTATACAGGGTGGTATGGGAGTAGGAATTTCCATGTCCGGACTTGCTTCAGCTGTAGCTAATGAAGGAGGAATTGGAATAATTGCGACAGCAATGATAGGCATTGATGAACCCGATGTTTCCAAAGACCCGGTGGGGGCAAATATTAGAGCTCTTAAACGGGAAATAAGAAAAGCAAGGGCTATGACCAAAGGAATAATCGGCGTTAACATTATGGTGGCATTGACTCACTATGCCGAACTGGTAAAAGCAGCTATTGAAGAAGCTGTTGATATAATTATTTCAGGTGCAGGTCTTCCTTTGGATCTTCCGGGATACCTTATAGAAGGTGCCAAGACAAAACTTGTGCCGATAGTCTCTTCTGCACGTGCGGCGAAGCTTTTATGCCAGAAATGGATGTCAAAATACAAGCGTTTGCCGGATGCCTTTGTTGTGGAAGGGCCTAAAGCCGGGGGACATCTTGGTTTTAAAAAAGAACAGATAGACGATTCTGACTATGCACTTGAAAAGCTGCTTAAAGAAGTAATCGAAACAATTGGACCAATCGCTGCCAAACATGGCACTACTATTCCGGTTATAGCGGCAGGTGGTATTTATACTGGTGAAGATATCCGTAAAATGATAGATTTGGGAGCTGCCGGCGTCCAAATGGGAACCAGGTTTGTAGCTACATTTGAATGTGATGCATCCCCCGCTTTCAAGCAGACTTACTTGGATGCAAAACAGGAAGATCTGATGATAATCAACAGCCCAGTTGGGCTTCCCGGCCGTGCCATACATAACAAATTTTTGGATGATGTTGAAAATGGGGCAAAAAAACCCTTCAAATGCCCTTATCATTGTATCAAAACATGTGATGTTGAAAATAGTCCTTATTGCATTGCATTGGCTCTTGCAGGAGCTAAAAGAGGGAAATTTAAAAGCGGCTTTGCTTTTGCAGGTTCCAATGCATATAGAATTAACAAGATTGTTTCGGTAAAAGAATTAATTCTGACTTTGCAAACAGAGTATACGCAAACTCAAAGTTGA
- a CDS encoding HAMP domain-containing histidine kinase, which produces MDQSKWFYPIIVFLLSVMALAASLFLYIYWYIRVSSGLKTLVTRFNIEPSVVLESHTWLVIMVLSVLVGIILLGIFTIFMYNLKTYQLYRIQQNFINNFTHELKTPVTSLKLFLETLSKHELSRAEQLKYINYMILDVVRLSDNLGRILDLAGIESNNYQGDFIKTDLVVAVETFCNANEHLFPECRISVHSSSDKHFVYLINTYLFEMLLMNLLTNAVKYNDSKVPKIDISFDLHGNMLHIKFEDNGIGIENIQIKKIFRKFYQVGQYKDMTAKGNGLGLYLVKNIARIHNGKVVAESKGIGKGSVFTLKLPYKEI; this is translated from the coding sequence ATGGATCAATCAAAATGGTTTTATCCGATTATTGTTTTTCTCTTATCCGTCATGGCGCTGGCCGCGTCTCTTTTTTTGTATATATACTGGTATATCAGGGTCAGCTCGGGGCTTAAGACCTTAGTTACCAGATTTAACATTGAACCATCGGTTGTTTTGGAATCACACACATGGCTTGTTATTATGGTTTTATCTGTTCTTGTAGGAATTATCCTTCTGGGAATATTTACAATTTTTATGTATAATCTGAAAACATACCAGTTATACAGAATTCAGCAAAATTTTATTAATAACTTCACTCACGAGCTTAAAACACCTGTAACTTCTTTAAAACTTTTTCTTGAAACTCTTTCCAAACATGAGCTGTCAAGAGCTGAGCAACTAAAGTATATTAATTATATGATACTTGATGTTGTAAGGCTTTCTGACAATTTAGGACGTATACTTGACCTTGCCGGGATTGAGAGTAATAACTATCAGGGGGATTTCATTAAAACCGATCTTGTAGTCGCAGTTGAAACATTTTGCAATGCTAATGAGCATCTTTTTCCGGAATGCAGAATATCTGTTCACAGTTCATCTGATAAACATTTTGTTTATTTGATAAATACATATCTTTTTGAAATGCTTCTTATGAATCTTTTGACAAATGCGGTTAAATATAATGATTCAAAAGTACCGAAAATAGACATTTCTTTTGATTTGCATGGTAATATGCTGCACATAAAATTTGAGGATAATGGAATTGGAATTGAAAATATTCAGATCAAAAAAATATTTAGAAAATTTTACCAGGTTGGTCAGTACAAAGATATGACAGCTAAGGGAAACGGTCTTGGACTTTATCTTGTTAAAAATATAGCTCGAATACATAATGGAAAAGTAGTTGCCGAAAGCAAAGGAATCGGAAAGGGTTCTGTTTTTACACTCAAACTACCATATAAAGAGATATGA
- a CDS encoding PEP-CTERM sorting domain-containing protein, translated as MKKILNRTEIRMQKTVICFISVLLICLWSTSLFASWSQEFNENGVYGGKSYKITGIEVFKINGTSDFEGTGMSNFSPGTWTVERPNSDYVVATNIKGIRDFTWLFSFTGTTEDTLELAYLAYTSTGKVFGSYLNFDSGDWSYPTLSNLDELTFNRTTSAVPIPSTVFLFGAGLLGFVGILRNFNVTSS; from the coding sequence ATGAAGAAAATATTAAATAGAACAGAAATACGAATGCAGAAAACAGTTATTTGTTTCATCTCAGTTTTATTAATATGTCTTTGGAGCACATCATTATTTGCATCGTGGTCTCAGGAGTTTAACGAAAACGGAGTTTACGGTGGCAAAAGCTATAAAATAACAGGAATCGAAGTATTTAAAATAAATGGAACGAGTGACTTTGAAGGTACTGGTATGAGCAATTTCTCACCAGGCACATGGACGGTAGAGAGGCCGAATTCTGATTATGTTGTGGCCACCAATATTAAAGGTATCAGAGACTTTACCTGGCTTTTTTCTTTCACCGGAACTACGGAAGACACATTGGAGCTAGCATATTTGGCGTATACAAGCACTGGCAAGGTTTTCGGCAGCTATCTAAACTTTGATTCTGGCGACTGGTCCTATCCAACCCTTTCGAATCTTGACGAGTTAACTTTTAACCGTACAACTTCTGCCGTTCCCATTCCTTCTACAGTATTTCTGTTTGGAGCGGGCCTCCTTGGCTTTGTTGGGATTCTGAGAAATTTTAACGTCACTTCTTCCTAA
- a CDS encoding response regulator transcription factor, protein MKYHGNKRILVIEDDNHIAEGLKLNLSLQGYDVVIAKDGISGLHEWKEWKPNLVVLDIMLPGIDGLSVLQNIRLEDERIPILILSAKAEAHDKIKGLSCGVDDYLSKPFNLEEFLLRVERLLVRASWVSREEDAAVQTGDLPSGIYKFGDNLIDFEKSTGICRTGKVSLTEQEIKLLKLFITNAGKTLSRRKILEIGWGYTGNVSTRTVDNFVARFRKYFEADSKKPKYFKSIRLVGYVFENDS, encoded by the coding sequence ATGAAATATCATGGAAATAAAAGAATTCTTGTAATAGAAGACGATAATCACATAGCTGAAGGACTTAAGCTGAATCTTTCTTTGCAGGGGTATGATGTGGTTATAGCTAAAGACGGTATATCCGGGCTACATGAATGGAAGGAATGGAAACCAAATCTTGTGGTGCTTGATATTATGCTTCCGGGAATCGACGGTTTATCGGTTCTTCAAAATATTCGCCTTGAGGATGAGCGGATTCCGATATTAATACTGTCTGCAAAGGCAGAAGCTCATGACAAAATCAAGGGGCTTTCCTGTGGAGTTGATGACTATCTTTCAAAACCATTTAACCTTGAAGAGTTTCTCTTAAGAGTTGAACGCTTGCTTGTAAGGGCTTCATGGGTGTCAAGAGAAGAAGATGCAGCAGTTCAAACAGGAGACTTGCCATCTGGAATTTACAAATTTGGGGATAATCTGATCGATTTTGAAAAATCCACGGGTATATGCAGAACCGGAAAGGTATCATTAACGGAACAGGAAATTAAACTGTTGAAACTTTTTATAACAAACGCAGGAAAAACACTTTCGCGTAGAAAGATACTTGAAATTGGTTGGGGATATACCGGCAACGTTTCTACAAGAACCGTTGATAATTTTGTTGCCCGGTTCAGAAAATATTTTGAAGCTGACTCAAAAAAGCCAAAATATTTCAAAAGTATCAGGTTAGTTGGTTATGTTTTTGAAAATGACTCATGA